In Acidobacteriota bacterium, one genomic interval encodes:
- a CDS encoding HEPN domain-containing protein produces the protein MTPEQEALVRKAQDSLRGAQVLASEKLFDFAVSRAYYTMFYVAEAFLLGEGLTFSKHSGVIAAFGQHFAKTGRVPKEFHRYLIDGERKRLTGDYDIGPGLSEREALEEIDHAQKFLDLAKASLGSLP, from the coding sequence ATGACTCCCGAGCAGGAGGCGTTGGTGCGCAAAGCGCAGGATAGCTTGCGCGGCGCACAGGTCCTGGCAAGTGAGAAGCTATTCGACTTTGCGGTGTCGCGAGCCTACTACACTATGTTCTACGTTGCTGAGGCCTTTCTGCTGGGAGAGGGTCTCACATTCTCCAAACATTCGGGCGTAATCGCCGCCTTTGGCCAGCACTTCGCGAAGACCGGCCGGGTGCCGAAAGAATTCCACCGTTATTTGATCGACGGCGAGCGCAAGCGGCTGACCGGAGACTACGATATCGGCCCCGGTCTATCTGAACGAGAGGCTCTGGAGGAGATCGATCACGCACAGAAGTTTCTGGATTTGGCGAAAGCCTCTCTTGGTTCTCTTCCCTAG
- a CDS encoding MaoC family dehydratase, with protein sequence MLPRIIEGIEELRTLIGREVGASDWFEVTQSRINDFADATEDHQWIHIDVERAKTDSPFHSTIAHGFLTLSLLPHLGAQTFRVEGDFKMGINYGLNRLRFVSPVPAGSRVRARFTLQLVEDVQGGSQITWSVTVETEGGQKPALVAEWLVRYYR encoded by the coding sequence ATGCTACCACGGATCATTGAAGGTATAGAAGAACTCAGGACCTTGATCGGCCGGGAGGTCGGAGCGAGCGACTGGTTCGAGGTAACCCAGTCGCGGATAAACGACTTCGCCGACGCCACCGAAGACCATCAGTGGATTCACATAGACGTCGAGCGCGCGAAGACCGACTCGCCGTTTCATTCGACGATAGCTCACGGCTTTTTGACTCTCTCGCTGCTGCCTCATCTTGGCGCCCAGACCTTTAGGGTTGAGGGCGATTTCAAGATGGGCATCAACTACGGACTCAATCGGCTGCGCTTCGTTTCGCCCGTGCCCGCCGGTTCGCGCGTGCGGGCACGGTTCACGCTGCAATTAGTCGAGGACGTCCAGGGCGGCAGTCAGATAACCTGGTCGGTGACCGTTGAGACCGAAGGCGGTCAGAAGCCCGCGCTCGTAGCCGAGTGGCTCGTCCGTTACTATCGGTGA
- a CDS encoding DUF6569 family protein, protein MKALIRVLTSVVLCALSVACSPAGRIVEAKSDGAAKGSRVRPVPSSLGLPARPEWRLGSPTTYNNLTVFPVFGDGSSASADLITLDEGLRSGKVIITELGADGRSHRINRRQSGDSAEVNRLALTNNSGKALVLIAGEMILGGKQDRIVGHDCIIEATNTPVPLDVFCVEHGRWSGGLAFGESRGAGAASGRGRGSGSGSGSGAGAGMSVAPMALPKIREKAQAQKSQGEVWSAVAETVTVTATSTSTGNLNSVYQDRRVNKKLDDYERAFKDKLSAGNIVGVVAAVGGKIVSADVFANHSLFQAYWPKMLKSYALEAVSRGENRAQQVSRTEAEAFLARAQGNSASDGREGVYRLAENQSSADASFELEYTRKSPTLVHFNRVSKK, encoded by the coding sequence ATGAAAGCCCTGATCAGAGTCCTCACTAGCGTTGTGTTGTGTGCGTTGTCAGTGGCCTGTTCGCCGGCCGGCAGAATAGTTGAAGCAAAGTCCGACGGCGCTGCGAAAGGTTCGAGAGTGCGACCGGTGCCTTCGAGCCTCGGTTTACCCGCGCGCCCCGAATGGCGGTTGGGATCGCCTACCACCTACAACAACCTGACGGTCTTCCCGGTGTTCGGTGATGGATCTTCCGCGAGCGCCGATCTCATCACTCTTGACGAAGGGTTGCGCTCAGGCAAAGTCATCATCACCGAGCTCGGCGCCGACGGACGCTCGCACCGGATCAACCGCCGTCAAAGCGGCGACAGCGCCGAAGTGAACCGCCTTGCACTGACTAACAACTCCGGCAAGGCACTGGTGCTGATCGCGGGCGAAATGATACTTGGAGGAAAGCAGGACCGCATCGTCGGTCACGACTGTATTATCGAGGCTACGAACACGCCTGTTCCGCTCGACGTGTTCTGTGTCGAACACGGCCGGTGGTCGGGAGGTCTCGCGTTCGGTGAGAGCCGGGGCGCCGGAGCCGCGAGTGGACGCGGCCGAGGTTCAGGCTCAGGTTCTGGCTCGGGTGCCGGTGCCGGGATGTCCGTGGCGCCGATGGCGCTTCCCAAAATTCGCGAGAAGGCGCAAGCACAGAAAAGCCAGGGGGAAGTGTGGTCTGCAGTTGCCGAGACCGTGACCGTGACCGCCACGAGCACCTCGACTGGAAACCTGAACAGCGTGTATCAAGACAGGCGCGTGAACAAGAAGCTTGATGATTACGAACGCGCGTTCAAAGACAAACTCTCGGCTGGCAACATTGTCGGAGTCGTGGCGGCTGTCGGCGGCAAGATCGTCTCCGCGGATGTGTTCGCCAACCACTCCTTGTTTCAAGCTTACTGGCCGAAGATGCTTAAGTCTTATGCGCTCGAAGCGGTCAGCAGAGGCGAGAATCGCGCGCAGCAAGTGAGCAGGACCGAGGCCGAAGCTTTCCTGGCTCGCGCGCAAGGAAACAGCGCCTCGGATGGTCGCGAAGGGGTGTATCGCCTCGCGGAGAACCAGTCGAGCGCCGATGCAAGCTTCGAGCTTGAATACACCAGGAAGAGTCCGACACTCGTCCACTTCAATCGAGTGAGCAAGAAGTGA
- a CDS encoding SDR family NAD(P)-dependent oxidoreductase, translating to MSPSFEEAMGKLDGQVVIVTGASAGIGEATVRMLASGGANIALVARRKERLDQLKSEIGSGVRSLAIAADVTSAEDRQRIVHETMSAFGRIDALVNNAGYGQRGPIEIVPIEAIRRNFETNLFSLIALTQLVIPIMREQGSGRIVNVSSVAGRIARPLSSVYDATKHALEAVSDGLRGELAPFGIKVIVIEPGFIITEFLEVANEVSRETLEHPGPYAEPFERLGGAIQRLRKMAGRPEDIAEVIFKALTARSPRARYAAPGHARFALAVKRLLPARFFDYVMNR from the coding sequence TTGAGCCCGTCATTCGAGGAGGCGATGGGGAAACTCGATGGACAAGTAGTGATCGTGACCGGCGCCTCGGCGGGCATCGGCGAGGCTACCGTCAGGATGCTCGCGAGCGGGGGAGCCAATATCGCGCTCGTAGCGCGCCGCAAAGAGAGGCTCGATCAACTCAAGTCGGAAATCGGGAGCGGCGTTCGCTCGCTCGCAATCGCCGCCGACGTCACCTCCGCCGAAGACCGCCAGCGCATAGTGCATGAAACTATGTCGGCGTTCGGACGCATCGACGCGCTGGTGAACAACGCGGGCTACGGGCAGCGCGGGCCCATCGAGATCGTTCCAATCGAAGCCATACGCCGGAACTTCGAGACAAATCTCTTTTCGCTGATCGCGCTCACTCAACTGGTAATACCGATAATGCGCGAGCAGGGAAGCGGGCGGATCGTGAACGTTAGCTCAGTCGCGGGACGAATCGCGCGGCCGCTGTCATCGGTGTACGATGCCACCAAACATGCTCTGGAAGCCGTGTCCGACGGCTTGCGCGGTGAGCTCGCGCCGTTCGGGATAAAGGTCATCGTCATCGAACCTGGTTTCATCATCACCGAGTTTCTCGAGGTCGCGAACGAGGTGTCGCGAGAGACCTTGGAACACCCGGGACCGTATGCGGAGCCTTTCGAGCGGCTGGGCGGGGCGATTCAGCGGTTGCGTAAGATGGCAGGCCGGCCCGAAGACATCGCGGAAGTGATCTTCAAAGCGCTGACTGCCCGGAGCCCACGCGCGCGCTACGCTGCTCCCGGCCATGCACGCTTTGCACTCGCAGTAAAGCGCTTGCTGCCCGCGCGATTTTTCGATTACGTCATGAACCGCTAG
- a CDS encoding amidohydrolase family protein, which translates to MKRLIPLLICLSLLCAIPGESGPSHAQATNVLVITHANLIDGFSAAPIRDATVLIRDGRVESVVTGKAELPPGATVMDLNGKWLLPGFVDTHAHLADTSAARRALASGATTVRCLGVNHFVDIGIRELNHAGVSELPDVVAAGYHVRPRPAEEFFLDTPKMRDLMTGVAGTQNVRRLVRAMIDRGVDAIKIMATERAGLPDTDPRKRVFTDEELAAAVDEARKSGVYVAAHAHGDEGGAAAVRAGVRSIEHGTYLSDKTLLLMKERGAYLVPTIATVLDLIDPGGDYDNPILSVRGRAMLPRLRETAAHAWKMGVKIVAGTDTGYGPASSRRIPHEILELVNIGMPPMDAIKAATSVAAACIGVDKRTGSIKPGMEADFIAIERDPLADITAIQDVIVVINNGKVAVNRLGW; encoded by the coding sequence ATGAAAAGGCTGATTCCGCTCCTCATCTGCTTATCGCTCCTTTGCGCGATCCCAGGCGAGTCAGGGCCATCACACGCTCAAGCTACAAACGTTCTTGTCATCACCCACGCGAACTTGATCGATGGATTCTCCGCCGCGCCGATCAGAGATGCGACAGTGCTCATTCGAGATGGCCGCGTCGAAAGCGTCGTGACCGGCAAGGCCGAACTTCCCCCGGGCGCGACGGTGATGGATCTGAACGGCAAATGGCTGCTGCCCGGTTTCGTGGACACGCACGCGCATCTTGCGGACACCAGCGCGGCTCGGCGAGCGCTCGCTTCGGGAGCAACTACCGTGCGCTGTCTGGGCGTGAATCACTTCGTGGACATCGGCATCCGCGAGCTCAATCATGCCGGAGTCAGCGAACTCCCTGACGTCGTCGCAGCCGGCTACCACGTTCGCCCGCGGCCCGCCGAAGAGTTCTTTCTCGACACCCCAAAGATGAGAGATTTGATGACCGGAGTGGCCGGAACCCAGAACGTCCGCAGGTTGGTGCGCGCGATGATCGATCGGGGCGTTGACGCAATAAAGATCATGGCCACCGAGCGCGCAGGCTTGCCCGACACCGATCCGCGCAAGCGCGTATTCACCGACGAAGAGCTGGCTGCCGCGGTCGACGAAGCTCGCAAGTCGGGCGTGTACGTAGCCGCCCACGCGCACGGCGATGAAGGAGGCGCGGCAGCCGTACGCGCAGGCGTGCGCTCGATCGAGCACGGAACGTACTTGAGCGACAAGACGCTGTTGCTTATGAAAGAGCGTGGCGCATATCTCGTGCCGACTATAGCAACGGTGCTGGACTTGATCGATCCGGGAGGCGACTACGACAACCCGATTCTTTCAGTCCGAGGCCGCGCGATGCTGCCGCGATTGCGTGAGACTGCGGCTCACGCATGGAAGATGGGTGTGAAGATCGTCGCCGGCACCGACACCGGCTACGGACCCGCCAGCAGCCGCCGCATTCCGCACGAGATCCTCGAGCTGGTCAACATCGGTATGCCGCCGATGGATGCAATTAAAGCGGCGACCTCCGTTGCCGCCGCTTGCATCGGAGTTGATAAACGCACCGGCTCGATCAAGCCAGGGATGGAAGCCGACTTCATCGCGATCGAGCGAGACCCGCTTGCGGACATAACGGCTATTCAAGACGTGATCGTCGTGATCAACAACGGCAAGGTCGCCGTGAATCGCCTCGGCTGGTGA
- a CDS encoding esterase: MQRFIDGWHSPSLNKHMEIVTYGHYGFPLLMFPTAAADYLEYERFYMIDAIQDSIEAGKVKVFSINSINRESWLNNELHPKYKALRQVQYNNYIVGEVVPYIWNSCQGRFGVITAGASLGAFHCANQVFRRPDLFAGCIAMSGAYDIRGYYRGDYYDENVYFNNPVDYLPNVEGWELEALRHKEHIHIVSGQGNYENPDASRRLSAILTRKGIPHELSLWGYDMPHDWPTWRLMMKYYVAERF; the protein is encoded by the coding sequence ATGCAACGATTCATTGACGGCTGGCACAGCCCAAGCTTGAACAAGCACATGGAGATCGTGACCTACGGGCATTATGGGTTTCCACTGTTGATGTTTCCGACAGCGGCGGCAGACTACCTCGAGTACGAGCGCTTTTATATGATCGACGCGATCCAGGACTCGATCGAAGCCGGCAAGGTGAAGGTCTTTTCGATAAACAGCATTAATCGCGAAAGCTGGCTCAACAACGAGCTGCATCCGAAGTACAAAGCGCTGCGCCAGGTCCAATACAACAACTACATCGTCGGCGAAGTCGTGCCCTACATCTGGAACAGCTGTCAGGGGCGCTTCGGAGTCATCACAGCCGGCGCAAGCCTGGGCGCATTTCACTGCGCGAATCAAGTCTTCCGCCGGCCCGATCTGTTTGCGGGCTGCATCGCGATGAGCGGCGCGTACGACATCCGCGGTTACTACCGGGGCGACTACTACGACGAGAACGTTTACTTCAACAACCCGGTTGATTATCTGCCGAACGTCGAGGGCTGGGAATTGGAAGCGCTTCGGCACAAGGAGCACATCCATATCGTCAGCGGTCAGGGAAACTACGAGAACCCCGATGCATCGCGAAGACTATCGGCGATCCTTACAAGGAAGGGGATTCCCCATGAATTGTCGCTGTGGGGATACGATATGCCGCACGACTGGCCGACGTGGCGGCTGATGATGAAGTACTACGTCGCGGAAAGGTTTTGA
- a CDS encoding 3-oxoacyl-[acyl-carrier-protein] synthase III C-terminal domain-containing protein: MAGITSFGAYIPFYRLAHKEIARAWCGRAGDGERAVANVDEDSITMAVEAVRDLLGKGDGREIDSLMFATTTSPYAEKQASALIATAADLRNDVRTADYTSSLRSATTATLAALDSVKAGSVSNVIITAADTRLAPPKSANERMFGDAASAIAVGRDKVIAELIAGHSTVDEMTDVWRADDDRFVSGWEERFSITQGYQRVVRQTVSELFERNAIGPSEISKAIFYAPDPGTLAGTAKSLGLKAEQIPDHLFSTVGNTGTAMPLLVLSSVLENAHAGEKLLVVGYGSGCDALMFEVTDEIDNAKTKAGRRGVNGHLASKANLDSYERYAKFRELINTEAARRQSPSASAPQIWRRRDDIYRLHGYRCLNCGKVQYPHQRLCIGCQAKDNFESVRLADKPATLFTFTVDFLNADPDPPSVMTVVDFEGGGRGYLMMTDRNPADVRIDQTVEMTFRRMYEAEGFTNYYWKCRPLRDA; the protein is encoded by the coding sequence ATGGCTGGCATAACATCATTCGGAGCATACATACCTTTCTATCGGCTCGCTCACAAAGAGATCGCTCGCGCCTGGTGCGGGCGTGCTGGCGACGGCGAGCGCGCGGTCGCCAACGTCGATGAAGACTCGATCACAATGGCAGTCGAAGCCGTCCGCGATTTGCTCGGCAAAGGAGACGGCCGCGAAATAGACAGTCTGATGTTCGCTACCACCACGTCACCTTACGCCGAGAAGCAGGCTTCGGCGTTGATCGCCACTGCCGCCGATCTAAGGAACGATGTGCGAACCGCTGACTACACCAGCTCTTTGAGATCGGCTACCACAGCCACTTTGGCGGCTCTCGACTCGGTCAAGGCGGGGTCGGTGTCCAACGTTATCATCACGGCTGCAGACACCCGGCTCGCGCCGCCGAAGTCGGCTAACGAACGAATGTTCGGCGACGCAGCTTCAGCGATCGCCGTCGGAAGAGACAAGGTGATTGCGGAGTTGATCGCCGGCCACTCGACTGTCGACGAGATGACCGATGTCTGGCGCGCGGATGACGATCGATTCGTTTCTGGATGGGAAGAGCGTTTCTCGATCACCCAGGGGTACCAGCGAGTCGTGCGGCAAACGGTCTCTGAGTTGTTCGAGCGAAACGCGATCGGTCCGTCAGAGATATCGAAGGCAATATTCTACGCGCCCGATCCTGGAACTCTCGCAGGCACGGCGAAAAGCCTGGGGCTCAAAGCCGAACAGATTCCCGATCATCTATTCTCGACGGTCGGCAACACGGGAACGGCGATGCCGCTGCTCGTGCTGTCGTCGGTGCTCGAAAACGCTCACGCCGGCGAGAAGCTACTGGTTGTCGGCTACGGCTCGGGCTGCGACGCGTTGATGTTTGAAGTGACCGATGAAATCGACAACGCGAAAACCAAAGCGGGGCGCAGAGGGGTGAACGGGCATCTGGCATCGAAGGCGAATCTGGACAGCTACGAGCGCTACGCGAAGTTTCGAGAGTTGATCAATACGGAAGCCGCGCGCCGCCAGTCTCCCTCCGCGTCGGCTCCCCAAATCTGGCGAAGACGCGATGACATCTATCGTCTGCACGGCTATCGATGCTTGAACTGCGGCAAGGTCCAATATCCGCATCAGAGGCTCTGCATAGGCTGCCAGGCGAAAGACAACTTCGAAAGCGTGAGGCTTGCCGATAAGCCGGCGACGCTATTCACCTTCACCGTCGACTTTCTTAATGCCGACCCCGATCCGCCAAGCGTTATGACCGTGGTGGACTTTGAAGGCGGCGGTCGAGGTTACCTGATGATGACCGATCGGAATCCCGCCGACGTGAGAATCGATCAGACCGTCGAGATGACGTTTCGGCGAATGTACGAAGCTGAGGGTTTCACAAACTATTACTGGAAGTGCAGACCGTTGCGTGATGCGTGA
- a CDS encoding APC family permease, with the protein MADEPISAELRDAEQQVERRSEVFKKELGLTDLALTQILFIIGLPWVGIAAKLGPSHIIFWLLGIALFYLPSAAVVIYLNRLMPLEGGLYQWAKLGFNSFMGFMVAWNLWLFVILNCSEIGLQAATSLSYAVGSRGAWFAGSKWFISLLSFLIIGLLVVISILGLGVGKWLHKAGGVTMVLTFGLLVALPIVNYARGTIGQYHPLATEMPAVSLFSLNILGKLGFGALGGFEYVAIHAGECRDPVRTIGRSVVVAAPLIAVMFILGTSSVLALVAPENIDLIGPIPQVLRLGFGKLGFAAQIVPVAIVAFLGIRIAQSSVQFAGNTRLPMVAGWDRLLPDWFTRLHASRKTPVNSIIFIGAGTLAIGLVGLIGVGEQEAFQLLWNASGIFYALTYLVMFAIPLVGLKGTAGRAPLWLKLASTSGLLMTLLYVTLSILPVIQVESRFAFAAKIATVIIVTNLIGAAVFLIAERRRKLRTIEEANAPAD; encoded by the coding sequence ATGGCAGACGAACCCATAAGCGCTGAACTCCGCGACGCCGAACAGCAAGTCGAACGGCGCAGCGAGGTCTTCAAGAAAGAACTTGGCCTCACCGATCTCGCGCTCACGCAGATACTGTTCATCATTGGTCTTCCGTGGGTTGGAATCGCCGCCAAGCTCGGCCCCTCGCATATCATCTTTTGGCTGCTGGGCATCGCGCTTTTCTATCTTCCGTCCGCGGCAGTAGTGATCTACCTCAATCGGTTGATGCCCCTTGAAGGAGGCTTGTACCAGTGGGCGAAGCTCGGGTTCAACAGCTTCATGGGTTTCATGGTCGCGTGGAACCTGTGGCTGTTCGTCATCCTGAACTGTTCGGAGATCGGCTTGCAGGCGGCGACGAGTCTTTCGTATGCGGTCGGGTCGCGCGGCGCGTGGTTCGCCGGAAGCAAGTGGTTTATTTCGCTGCTCAGCTTTTTGATCATCGGACTCCTGGTCGTAATTTCAATACTCGGCCTGGGTGTCGGTAAATGGCTGCATAAAGCGGGTGGCGTGACGATGGTGCTGACATTTGGGTTGCTGGTCGCGCTGCCAATTGTGAACTACGCGCGGGGGACAATTGGCCAGTACCATCCGCTGGCGACCGAGATGCCGGCGGTCTCTTTGTTCAGCTTGAACATTCTTGGCAAGCTTGGATTCGGCGCGCTCGGTGGGTTCGAATATGTCGCGATTCACGCGGGCGAGTGCCGCGATCCCGTCCGCACGATCGGCCGTTCGGTGGTCGTAGCCGCCCCGCTAATCGCAGTGATGTTCATCCTGGGAACGAGCTCGGTGCTGGCGCTTGTCGCTCCGGAGAACATCGACCTTATCGGGCCGATCCCGCAGGTTCTACGGCTGGGGTTCGGTAAGCTGGGCTTCGCTGCGCAAATAGTGCCGGTCGCCATCGTGGCCTTCCTCGGAATTCGCATCGCGCAGTCGAGCGTTCAATTCGCCGGCAACACCCGGCTGCCGATGGTAGCCGGGTGGGACCGGTTGCTTCCCGACTGGTTCACCCGCCTTCACGCCAGCCGCAAGACGCCGGTCAACTCGATCATCTTCATTGGCGCCGGAACGCTCGCGATAGGGCTGGTAGGATTGATCGGAGTCGGCGAACAAGAAGCCTTTCAGCTCTTATGGAACGCAAGCGGGATATTCTACGCGCTGACGTATCTGGTGATGTTCGCGATACCGCTTGTCGGGTTGAAGGGAACGGCCGGGCGCGCACCCCTGTGGCTGAAGCTTGCTTCGACGTCGGGGTTGTTGATGACCCTGTTGTATGTGACGCTGTCAATCCTGCCGGTGATCCAGGTGGAAAGCCGCTTTGCATTTGCCGCCAAGATTGCGACCGTGATCATAGTGACGAACCTCATCGGAGCGGCGGTATTTCTGATCGCCGAAAGAAGACGGAAGCTGCGAACTATCGAAGAGGCGAACGCCCCAGCGGATTGA
- a CDS encoding nucleotidyltransferase domain-containing protein: MIQKVNDILVELRRELQSLYGERLERIILFGSQARGDAEPDSDIDVLVVLKGPVQPGTEIDRTSHFVAELSLANNVVVSCVFISSHRYAVERSPLLLNVRREGVAI, from the coding sequence ATGATCCAGAAAGTCAACGACATCCTGGTCGAGCTTCGTCGGGAACTTCAGTCCCTTTACGGCGAGCGTCTGGAACGCATAATTCTTTTTGGCTCTCAGGCGCGAGGCGATGCCGAGCCTGATTCAGATATCGATGTACTGGTGGTTTTGAAGGGACCGGTACAGCCCGGAACTGAGATAGACCGAACGAGCCATTTTGTGGCGGAGTTGTCGCTCGCCAACAACGTGGTCGTGTCGTGTGTTTTCATTTCTTCGCATCGCTACGCCGTCGAGCGGAGCCCGCTGTTGCTGAACGTTCGGCGTGAGGGAGTGGCCATATGA